In Streptomyces sp. NBC_01381, the sequence GCTGTACAGCCAGCCCCCAGACGCCTCCAGCGGCGTCCGTGCCCTTACGCATGTCCATCGTGGAGTCCTGCTCTGCGGCTCGAGAAGGTGTACTCGCCGAACTTACCGGCCATCTCGGCGATTTCGAGGACTGTTTCGGCTTGATTCGGCACCACATCAGGCTGCCCGTACAGGTAGGCAATCAGCGCGGCCACGGCGTGAATCGTGGCCGGCGGACGCCCTGCATCGACTACCGAACCGGTCCGGTGATCAGTAGGCGGCCATGGGCTGGAGGACACACCGCACCCGCCAACGAGCAGGCCCTACTTCTTGCGCCGCTGCTGCTTGTGACGCTTGGCCCGCTTCGGCTTGTCCTTCTTCTTCTGGACCCCGCTGCGTGCAGGCGGCACCGTCGAACCTGAGCGGTTCGCTTCCATCTGGGCGATGGCGCTTCGGAGAGTCTCGATGATCTGCCCCTTCAGCGCGCGGACCTGCGTGGGAGTGGTGGCGGAGGCCGGGGTGGTCAGCAAGTGACTCTTCATCAGCCCGATCACCTCCCGCTCGCCCACCGTCCACTCGCGTGGATCGGTGGGGAAGGGATAGGAGCCTGCTGGCGGGAACAGAACATCCAGGAAGGCGCGGGCCTCCGCGTCGGAGATCGAGGTGACCCTCTCCCGGTCCGGAGTGCCGTACGCGTCGGCGGCACTCTCGAGGATCCGCTTCAGGAGGATCTGGCGACTGTCCTGACGGACGGGGAACACATGGGGCTGGGTGGCCAGCCACGCCGCTGCTGCGGAGACTGCCAACACGGTTCCCTCGTCGGAGGGCTTGCCACCACGGGCCAGGTTCATGTCCGACGTGCCGCCCGGTACCTCAGCGAAGTGCTCAAGGGCGAGCTCCTGGAATTCGACGGGAGCGTACTGCTCGATGAGACCGCGGGCCCCGGCCACGACAGCCGCGTTTTCGACGCCGCCGACTTCGTCGTACGCGTCGAAGAGAGTGTTGACGGTGCCTAGCACCTGCTTGACAGCGAAGTCGAAACGAGGCCCTGGAAACGGGAGGCGACCGGGGGCGTCATCCCAGGTTGCGATCTCGTCGAGGGTCTGGGCGATCTGCTCCCTGTCACCGTCGACGAAACTCAAAGCGACCTTGTGGCCGAGAGACTCCATCTGTCCCATTCGCTCAGCCATGCCCGGGGGCATGAGCGAAGCGAGACTTGCCCGGCTTTCGGAATTCACTGCACTTGCCCCCTGTGCTGGACTGACGCGATCCAAGAACGACGCTATCAACCGAGCTTTCCCAGCGGCTCACTTCGTATGTGTCCTCCTGCTTGCGCTCGCGGCTGGGGGCGGGGCTAGGGTCCGATCATGACTGCGCACCCATTGGCCGACCACGCTGCCGCACTGCGGTCCAAGGCGCTTGATTTCCTCCGCTCTCCGCTGGCCGTTGAGGTGTGGTCAATGCTGCTCAATGAGGGCCAGGCGTTCACGATGCCGGCCCAGTGGGGTGCCCTGCCCAGGCAGCAGCAGATACAGCAACTGCTGAAGGCCGAAGGTCGTCGGATCGCAGACGGCACCACCTTCGCCGTGGACGTGGCAGTGGTGGCAGCAGCCAAAGCGGCGGGACAGGACCGCCAGTTGCGGCTGCCGTTCACAGAGGATCTGCTGCCCGCGCCATCCGGAATGTTCGTCTCCACGACATCCATGGGGGACTTGGTCAACGGCTGGCCGATGTCTGTGGTCACCTGGGGCCCGCCCATGGACGGATTCGCCCCTGGCGTGCATCTCGCCTGGTGGTCTATCCCGCCTACTCAACCGTCGAACCCGGACCGTCGACTCCCGATCTATCCGGACTTCGACCTGCACTTGCCGCTCCCCCCGATCGTGGACGGCCGCCTGTGGGAGATCGACGTACCGTCCGGGCATCGGTACTCGCAGATCCCGCTGCGCACCGTCGTGGCGACCTGGTACGCCCTGTCCACTGAGGCCGTGGAGGTGGCAGAGCGAAGGCCCGAACCCACTCTTGGGCGCGCACTTGCCGCGCAGAAGGCCAAGAGGCGCGGAGTTCAGGTCGCCACCGCCGCTGCTACGAATACGGTGCTGGAAGCAATCACCGCAAAAGCTGCCGAACGCGCCGCCCGGCTGCAGGCTGACCACGGAGGAGAGTTCGGGGGTCTCGACTCCGTGGCACCGACACCACGGGTGGCCTCGCACGGCGTCTTCGCGCCGGCGCAAGATGGGGAACTCCAGCCAGAGCTGCGCAAGATCGCCCACTCGTATCGTGCAGCGGCCGAGCACTGGCATCGCCTGGAGGCAGAGGTCGACCAGGTATACCCGGGGATCTTCCCGCAGTTGGAGGAGCTGCGGGTGCGGGAGTACGGCGAGTGGCCGACGTGGTGCTGGGTGCCGAGCCTTCGACTCGGCGCGTTGCTCATGCACGTGTACGGGGCGACGGTAGATGAAGCCATGTGGGACGGGCCGCGCATCGCAGCGGTCGGCGCGTGGCTCAGCGGCGGCCGGCACGCCCTGCTGCCTGCGGCCGACTTGCCTCCACAACTCCCCGATGACCGCGCTCCGTTTGGCCTTGAGGGGCGCATGCCGGTCCCCGGAATGGGGCTGATCCTCCCGGGCAGCGGCGATGACCTTCTCCAGCTCACATTCATCGACTACGCCGAAGACAAACCTATGGGCGAGCTCGTCCTCGTATCCGATGAAGGCAAGCACGGCAACGGCTTCCGCGACCTGGCCAAGCACACGCTGTTCCTCGCCGACACCACATTGACCGAAGCGGTCAAGTCCACACAGATCCACTATGACCAGGCCGCATTGAAGAACGGGGAGAAACCCCGCCCGGCCGACGATGCGCTGTACGCCCAGTACGCCGAGTGGTTCGGCTTCGTCACCGGACTGCTTGAAGCCGCATGTGCTCCCAACACCGTCACGGTGGATGCAGGTGCGCTGACCGGCCGCAAACCGGCACTCCCGTGGCCACCGGAGCCGGGACTGCTGGCGGAGACACAGCTGTGGCTCGTGAACACCCCGTAGCCGCGACGCGCGAAGGCGTCTGCCCTCTTCAGCTATGCCGGCCATGCACTCCGTCGAGCGGCCTGAGCTCCGTCGCCTGCCTCAGGCCACTCATCGGCCGAGCAAGCGCGCCTGATGCCGGTGCTCCGGGCAGAAGGTGACGAGCGTGAAGTCGACTGACAGCCGCTTCCAGGCCCAACCCTCGGGCAGGTACGCCTCCAGCACGTCCTCGGTAATGGCCCCAGACGGCACGATCACCTTGCGTGGGCACAGCGATTCCAGCCCGCTGTGGTGGTGACACGTAATTTCGTTGTACGGCTTCGCTGCCTGCGCGGCCGGGCGTCGGCGGCGTAGCCCCGGAAAGTGCGGTTCGAGCACGGAGCAGAGCACGACGGCACCGAGAGCGCCGGCGAGGACGGGAAGCGCGAGAGGGTTCATTGGCCTAGCGTCCTGGACGCTTCCAGCCCTGCGCCACCCTCGGGCTCGCGCAGTGCGCCGCTTCACAGGGCTACCGCGCTGTTGTGGAGGGCCTGAGCGATGATGCCCACCGTGGTCCAGTCGACCGTGAGTCCGTTGCGCGCGTCGAGGAGGTCGGCGACCCGCACAACCTCGACGTACGTCTGCTCACTCTCCTCAGCGTTGCCGTGGTGACCCTGGTCGCGACGAAGCCGATCCATTTCCGCCTCGGCCAACTCGACGGCGTACACGGTCTGCGTGTGGGAGGAAACCGTCCCGGCGCTCTGGCGCACAGCGACCAGACGCAGCCGTTCCGACGAGATCAGGAGCCCTGTCTCCTCACTCAGTTCGGCCGCCGCCGTCTTGCTCCCATCGGAGGCTTCGTCGGACGAGGAGCCACCAGGCAACTCGTGGATGTAGCCGTCCGGAGTCCTGGCCGGAGAGCGGAATTCCCGGACCAAGACCACCTCGCTCTCAGTCCATGTTGCGCCGTGCCGGTAAGCGATCACGGTAAACATGTCCGGGCGGCCGATGACCATCTCGTTGCTCTTGACCCGGCCCTCCGCAGCGACGAGCACTTCGGCCCGAAAGCCCCAGAACAGCACCAGCCGCTGCTGTGGCCCCACACGGAAAGTCCACTGCAGTTCGCCACCGACAAGCTGGTTGCCAGCATCCGCTTGAGCAGCCAACCACCGCTGGAAAGACTTGGCTCGCCACACCAGCAGCGGGACGGACCGATGACCAGCTGATCTCAGGGAACCGGCCCCAACGCGCTTCAGGGCCAGGTCAACGGTCTCCGGCAGCTTGTGGGCGACAGGGACGTTGCAGTGCTCTGCTGTCGCGTGCAGATAGGCGATGTGGGCGGCCTCGGGCGGATAGCCAAGAACACACCGTCCGGAAGACTCGTACCGGCCGAACTCCACGTTCGTCGAAAGCCCCGGAAGGCCATTCATCGTCCGCGGTACCCAGAACAGGATTTCGTCGCTCTGGTCCATTACGGTGCGCTCCCAGGCGGCGGACTGGGCCGCGACCACGGGCAGCGCGGTCCCGGTGCGCGCCTCAGGGACGAAGACCACCAGCAGGCCCGGATGCTGCCACTGCGCGGTGAGCTCCGCGATCGCCTCCGGTCGCCACGACGCCACCTCTGCTGTACGAGGGGTCGGCCCGGCCAGGAACACACTGGCGTGCCACTGATCCGGTGACTGTTCGCCGAGGTACACCACCTGTACCTCGGCCTTGGCGGTCTCGCTGCCCTCGGCCAATGGTTCGCTCCTCTCGATCACCACTTCGGGCCTGCACAAGGTCGCGCATCGACCGGCCCGGAACGCATAGCCACCTGGCCGTCATCGGCCAGGCACTTCTAGCGGCGCGGTTGCGGCAGCCATGCTCTACGGGCCGTCGATGGTCAACTCGACTCCCGATCGCCGCCAGGCCATCGGTACACCAGCAGCTTTCCGAGCACCCCGATATGTCCACGTCCAGCCCGTCGAGTGCTGAGCCTGACCCTCCTCATCAATCTTGACGGACCACCACAGTCAGCCGAACGGTGACGGCCGACCATCCGCGAACGGCGGTGCGAACGCGACAGCAGGCCGACTAGTCAACTCCGCGAGACTGGTGGCTGCTTTCTGCACGCTCTGCAGCTGCATGAACGCCTGGCGGGTGCTCTCACGATGCTGCTGACGGGCCCCTCTGGCGATACCAAAGAGGACGAACGCCACCACCGCACACACCGCCACGACCAGCGTGCTCCAGCCGATACCCACCGCACCCCTCTCATCGCAGACCCCCCATGCCCGCAGATTCGCACGGCAGGGCTCGGTCCCTCACGGTAGTGAGGTGTGATCGAGACAGCAGTCGATCCGAACGAATCCACGGTCTCGTCATCAGATGCCCGATGCGCCAGATGATCGGCCGCTGTCCTCCACCGGTCCCGCCGAATTGTTCTCAGGGTGCCGGGAACGCAGCCCAATCTCGGCAACCCTTTCCCACGACATCTGCCAGGCGGAGCGACCGTCCGGCAACTTGTTGTGGTGGTAGGCGACATCGAGGACGTGCACGCGCGAGACCGTCCACGCAGCGTGCCGGGGAGTGATTGCACGCAGGGTGCTCTGAAGGGGATCGCTGTCCGCGGCGTCATAGGAGTACCCGATGGACGCGTGCGGACGACCCGTCTCATACAAGACTGCGGACGGACCTCGAGCGTCCAGGAGGGC encodes:
- a CDS encoding nucleoside 2-deoxyribosyltransferase domain-containing protein gives rise to the protein MAEGSETAKAEVQVVYLGEQSPDQWHASVFLAGPTPRTAEVASWRPEAIAELTAQWQHPGLLVVFVPEARTGTALPVVAAQSAAWERTVMDQSDEILFWVPRTMNGLPGLSTNVEFGRYESSGRCVLGYPPEAAHIAYLHATAEHCNVPVAHKLPETVDLALKRVGAGSLRSAGHRSVPLLVWRAKSFQRWLAAQADAGNQLVGGELQWTFRVGPQQRLVLFWGFRAEVLVAAEGRVKSNEMVIGRPDMFTVIAYRHGATWTESEVVLVREFRSPARTPDGYIHELPGGSSSDEASDGSKTAAAELSEETGLLISSERLRLVAVRQSAGTVSSHTQTVYAVELAEAEMDRLRRDQGHHGNAEESEQTYVEVVRVADLLDARNGLTVDWTTVGIIAQALHNSAVAL